Proteins encoded in a region of the Solanum dulcamara chromosome 9, daSolDulc1.2, whole genome shotgun sequence genome:
- the LOC129904478 gene encoding kinesin-like protein KIN-7E isoform X1 codes for MSSVYGDEASQCGDDHRSVAHEDKEKIFVAVRLRPLNEREIISNDVSDWECINDTTILYKNSMSERSLFPTACAYDRVFGYECSTRQVYEEAAKGVALSGLSGINSSIFAYGQTSSGKTYTMSGITEYTLADIYDHICRNEDREFTLKFSAMEIYNEVVRDLLTPEDTPLRLLDDPERGTVVEKLTEVTLKDWNHLKELLSVCEAQRKIGETALNEVSSRSHQILRLTVESTAKKIVGLNSSTLTATVNFVDLAGSERASQTLSANVRLKEGSHINRSLLTLGTVIRKLSKKGNGHIPFRDSKLTRILQNSLGGNARTAIICTMSPAHSHVEQSRNTLLFATCAKNVITNAKVNVVMSEKALVKQLRKELARLEAELRNLSALAASGGSADALKEKEAMIEKMSREIRELTQQRDLAQSRVHHFPSSGSWTELSSVSSPDKAQWLDDYAASEVSECVYPFRPDGVSTVSQSGRYEGLNSNKLGEQIPEPPEDQYLCDDTSPRLFIEKYFGPDPCKGWENIAVRTVQNLEDNCKEVQCVEVDSNTKSTSSDKHSSPRKGYQESSFIAIDHNNEELKQTSNLVVEQSSSSSSDTDSPDSNNLPRSRSSEAIMINVPVLKGSEVTKENGDISSESEKELSIKKIDLEEKPSQPEFSADNVKVLSKEHSHSFTIEVKLKMSGEDSEKICADELKMSGENGSKICAEGEVAKIVPEKQSGDTLVVQDNEPTSKDLGNFMGDSLNSENESELSPSRQWMEFEKQRQEIIELWNACNVPLVHRTYFFLLFKGDPTDSVYMEVELRRLSYLKNAFSLGAKVVKDGQIFSQAASLNALNREREMLSKLLLKKFSSKERDNLYEKRGIGLKTKRRRLQLCHQLWKDTKDMDHIKESAALISKLVGFEAQNEAPKEMFELNFSPGPKNLRSFSWKPRKA; via the exons ATGAGCTCAGTGTATGGGGACGAGGCATCTCAATGTGGTGATGATCACAGATCAGTTGCACATGAAGATAAAGAGAAGATTTTTGTTGCAGTTAGATTGAGGCCTTTGAATGAGAGGGAGATTATAAGTAACGATGTCTCGGATTGGGAATGCATCAATGACACCACAATTTTGTATAAAAATTCTATGTCAGAACGTTCATTGTTTCCAACTGCTTGTGCATATG ACAGAGTATTTGGGTATGAATGCTCCACAAGGCAGGTGTACGAGGAAGCCGCCAAAGGAGTTGCTCTTTCAGGTCTTAGTGGTATTAATT CAAGCATCTTCGCATATGGGCAGACAAGTAGTGGGAAAACGTATACTATGTCTGGAATCACTGAATACACATTGGCGGATATATATGATCATATATGCAGG AACGAAGACCGAGAATTTACACTCAAATTCTCTGCCATGGAGATATACAATGAAGTTGTTAGAGACCTTCTAACCCCGGAGGATACTCCACTTAGACTCCTCGATGATCCAGAG AGGGGGACGGTAGTTGAAAAACTTACAGAGGTAACACTAAAGGACTGGAACCATCTAAAAGAACTGTTGTCAGTATGTGAAG CTCAAAGGAAAATAGGAGAAACTGCTCTCAACGAAGTGAGCTCAAGATCTCACCAGATTCTGCGTTTG ACAGTTGAAAGTACCGCTAAGAAAATTGTTGGCTTAAATTCAAGCACTCTGACAGCTACAGTG AATTTTGTTGATCTTGCGGGAAGTGAGCGTGCTTCTCAAACCTTGTCAGCAAATGTAAGACTGAAAGAAGGTAGCCATATTAATCGCAGTTTGCTGACCCTTGGAACTGTCATTCGCAAATTAAG CAAAAAAGGAAATGGACATATTCCTTTCAGAGACTCGAAGCTGACACGCATACTACAAAATTCATTGGGAGGCAATGCCAGAACTGCCATCATTTGCACCATGAGTCCTGCACATAGCCATGTTGAGCAATCCAGGAACACTCTGTTGTTTGCAACTTGTGCCAAAAATGTCATTACTAACGCAAAAGTTAACGTGGTAATGTCAGAGAAGGCACTGGTGAAACAATTACGAAAAGAACTAGCTAGATTGGAAGCTGAGCTAAGGAATTTATCAGCACTTGCTGCCTCAGGTGGATCTGCAGATGCGCTGAAAGAAAAGGAAGCTATGATAGAAAAG ATGAGCAGAGAAATTAGGGAGTTAACCCAGCAGCGTGATCTTGCTCAATCTCGTGTTCACCACTTTCCAAGTTCAGGGTCATGG ACTGAACTGAGTAGTGTGTCATCTCCTGATAAAGCCCAATGGTTGGATGACTATGCAGCATCAGAAGTATCAGAATGTGTATATCCTTTTCGTCCTGATGGTGTATCCACTGTATCTCAATCTGGAAGATACGAAGGCCTTAATTCTAACAAGCTAGGTGAACAGATTCCTGAACCTCCAGAAGATCAGTATCTCTGTGATGACACCTCCCCAAGGCTGTTTATTGAGAAATATTTTGGACCAGATCCATGTAAGGGATGGGAAAACATTGCTGTAAGAACTGTTCAAAATTTGGAAGATAACTGCAAGGAAGTTCAATGTGTTGAAGTGGATTCTAACACGAAGAGTACAAGCTCTGATAAACACTCATCACCTCGAAAGGGATATCAGGAATCAAGTTTCATTGCCATAGATCATAACAACGAAGAACTAAAGCAGACTAGCAATCTGGTCGTGGaacaatcttcttcttcttcttccgaCACAGATTCTCCTGACTCAAATAACTTACCAAGAAGCAGAAGTAGTGAAGCAATAATGATTAACGTACCAGTATTAAAAGGATCTGAAGTTACTAAGGAAAATGGGGACATATCAAGTGAATCTGAGAAAGAGTTATCTATTAAAAAGATTGATCTTGAGGAGAAGCCTTCTCAACCGGAGTTTTCTGCTGATAATGTTAAGGTGTTATCAAAAGAACACAGCCATAGTTTTACGATTGAAGTAAAGCTCAAAATGTCAGGTGAAGATAGTGAGAAAATTTGTGCAGATGAACTCAAAATGTCAggtgaaaatggctcaaaaattTGTGCAGAGGGTGAGGTTGCCAAAATTGTGCCTGAGAAGCAATCAGGGGATACTTTG GTGGTCCAGGATAATGAGCCAACCTCCAAGGACTTGGGAAACTTTATGGGTGATTCCTTGAATTCAGAGAATGAATCAGAGTTATCTCCTTCCAGACAGTGGATGGAATTTGAGAAACAAAGGCAAGAGATAATAGAACTATGGAATGCATGCAATGTGCCCCTGGTTCACAgaacatactttttcctactcTTCAAAGGGGATCCAACTGACTCAGTTTACATGGAGGTGGAGCTTAGAAGACTGTCCTATCTGAAGAATGCATTCTCTTTAGGAGCTAAAGTTGTGAAAGACGGTCAAATTTTCTCACAGGCAGCAAG TTTAAATGCTCTGAATCGCGAGAGGGAAATGCTGAGCAAGCTGCTTCTTAAGAAGTTTTCTTCAAAGGAGAGAGACAACTTATACGAGAAACGGGGCATTGGTCTAAAAACTAAAAGGAGAAGACTCCAATTGTGTCATCAGTTATGGAAAGATACCAAAGACATGGATCACATCAAGGAAAGTGCAGCACTCATATCAAAATTAGTTGGATTTGAAGCGCAAAACGAAGCCCCAAAAGAGATGTTTGAACTCAACTTCTCACCAGGGCCAAAAAATCTCAGGTCTTTCAGCTGGAAACCAAGAAAAGCCTAA
- the LOC129904478 gene encoding kinesin-like protein KIN-7E isoform X2: MSSVYGDEASQCGDDHRSVAHEDKEKIFVAVRLRPLNEREIISNDVSDWECINDTTILYKNSMSERSLFPTACAYDRVFGYECSTRQVYEEAAKGVALSGLSGINSSIFAYGQTSSGKTYTMSGITEYTLADIYDHICRNEDREFTLKFSAMEIYNEVVRDLLTPEDTPLRLLDDPERGTVVEKLTEVTLKDWNHLKELLSVCEAQRKIGETALNEVSSRSHQILRLTVESTAKKIVGLNSSTLTATVNFVDLAGSERASQTLSANVRLKEGSHINRSLLTLGTVIRKLSKKGNGHIPFRDSKLTRILQNSLGGNARTAIICTMSPAHSHVEQSRNTLLFATCAKNVITNAKVNVVMSEKALVKQLRKELARLEAELRNLSALAASGGSADALKEKEAMIEKMSREIRELTQQRDLAQSRVHHFPSSGSWTELSSVSSPDKAQWLDDYAASEVSECVYPFRPDGVSTVSQSGRYEGLNSNKLGEQIPEPPEDQYLCDDTSPRLFIEKYFGPDPCKGWENIAVRTVQNLEDNCKEVQCVEVDSNTKSTSSDKHSSPRKGYQESSFIAIDHNNEELKQTSNLVVEQSSSSSSDTDSPDSNNLPRSRSSEAIMINVPVLKGSEVTKENGDISSESEKELSIKKIDLEEKPSQPEFSADNVKVLSKEHSHSFTIEVKLKMSGEDSEKICADELKMSGENGSKICAEGEVAKIVPEKQSGDTLDNEPTSKDLGNFMGDSLNSENESELSPSRQWMEFEKQRQEIIELWNACNVPLVHRTYFFLLFKGDPTDSVYMEVELRRLSYLKNAFSLGAKVVKDGQIFSQAASLNALNREREMLSKLLLKKFSSKERDNLYEKRGIGLKTKRRRLQLCHQLWKDTKDMDHIKESAALISKLVGFEAQNEAPKEMFELNFSPGPKNLRSFSWKPRKA; the protein is encoded by the exons ATGAGCTCAGTGTATGGGGACGAGGCATCTCAATGTGGTGATGATCACAGATCAGTTGCACATGAAGATAAAGAGAAGATTTTTGTTGCAGTTAGATTGAGGCCTTTGAATGAGAGGGAGATTATAAGTAACGATGTCTCGGATTGGGAATGCATCAATGACACCACAATTTTGTATAAAAATTCTATGTCAGAACGTTCATTGTTTCCAACTGCTTGTGCATATG ACAGAGTATTTGGGTATGAATGCTCCACAAGGCAGGTGTACGAGGAAGCCGCCAAAGGAGTTGCTCTTTCAGGTCTTAGTGGTATTAATT CAAGCATCTTCGCATATGGGCAGACAAGTAGTGGGAAAACGTATACTATGTCTGGAATCACTGAATACACATTGGCGGATATATATGATCATATATGCAGG AACGAAGACCGAGAATTTACACTCAAATTCTCTGCCATGGAGATATACAATGAAGTTGTTAGAGACCTTCTAACCCCGGAGGATACTCCACTTAGACTCCTCGATGATCCAGAG AGGGGGACGGTAGTTGAAAAACTTACAGAGGTAACACTAAAGGACTGGAACCATCTAAAAGAACTGTTGTCAGTATGTGAAG CTCAAAGGAAAATAGGAGAAACTGCTCTCAACGAAGTGAGCTCAAGATCTCACCAGATTCTGCGTTTG ACAGTTGAAAGTACCGCTAAGAAAATTGTTGGCTTAAATTCAAGCACTCTGACAGCTACAGTG AATTTTGTTGATCTTGCGGGAAGTGAGCGTGCTTCTCAAACCTTGTCAGCAAATGTAAGACTGAAAGAAGGTAGCCATATTAATCGCAGTTTGCTGACCCTTGGAACTGTCATTCGCAAATTAAG CAAAAAAGGAAATGGACATATTCCTTTCAGAGACTCGAAGCTGACACGCATACTACAAAATTCATTGGGAGGCAATGCCAGAACTGCCATCATTTGCACCATGAGTCCTGCACATAGCCATGTTGAGCAATCCAGGAACACTCTGTTGTTTGCAACTTGTGCCAAAAATGTCATTACTAACGCAAAAGTTAACGTGGTAATGTCAGAGAAGGCACTGGTGAAACAATTACGAAAAGAACTAGCTAGATTGGAAGCTGAGCTAAGGAATTTATCAGCACTTGCTGCCTCAGGTGGATCTGCAGATGCGCTGAAAGAAAAGGAAGCTATGATAGAAAAG ATGAGCAGAGAAATTAGGGAGTTAACCCAGCAGCGTGATCTTGCTCAATCTCGTGTTCACCACTTTCCAAGTTCAGGGTCATGG ACTGAACTGAGTAGTGTGTCATCTCCTGATAAAGCCCAATGGTTGGATGACTATGCAGCATCAGAAGTATCAGAATGTGTATATCCTTTTCGTCCTGATGGTGTATCCACTGTATCTCAATCTGGAAGATACGAAGGCCTTAATTCTAACAAGCTAGGTGAACAGATTCCTGAACCTCCAGAAGATCAGTATCTCTGTGATGACACCTCCCCAAGGCTGTTTATTGAGAAATATTTTGGACCAGATCCATGTAAGGGATGGGAAAACATTGCTGTAAGAACTGTTCAAAATTTGGAAGATAACTGCAAGGAAGTTCAATGTGTTGAAGTGGATTCTAACACGAAGAGTACAAGCTCTGATAAACACTCATCACCTCGAAAGGGATATCAGGAATCAAGTTTCATTGCCATAGATCATAACAACGAAGAACTAAAGCAGACTAGCAATCTGGTCGTGGaacaatcttcttcttcttcttccgaCACAGATTCTCCTGACTCAAATAACTTACCAAGAAGCAGAAGTAGTGAAGCAATAATGATTAACGTACCAGTATTAAAAGGATCTGAAGTTACTAAGGAAAATGGGGACATATCAAGTGAATCTGAGAAAGAGTTATCTATTAAAAAGATTGATCTTGAGGAGAAGCCTTCTCAACCGGAGTTTTCTGCTGATAATGTTAAGGTGTTATCAAAAGAACACAGCCATAGTTTTACGATTGAAGTAAAGCTCAAAATGTCAGGTGAAGATAGTGAGAAAATTTGTGCAGATGAACTCAAAATGTCAggtgaaaatggctcaaaaattTGTGCAGAGGGTGAGGTTGCCAAAATTGTGCCTGAGAAGCAATCAGGGGATACTTTG GATAATGAGCCAACCTCCAAGGACTTGGGAAACTTTATGGGTGATTCCTTGAATTCAGAGAATGAATCAGAGTTATCTCCTTCCAGACAGTGGATGGAATTTGAGAAACAAAGGCAAGAGATAATAGAACTATGGAATGCATGCAATGTGCCCCTGGTTCACAgaacatactttttcctactcTTCAAAGGGGATCCAACTGACTCAGTTTACATGGAGGTGGAGCTTAGAAGACTGTCCTATCTGAAGAATGCATTCTCTTTAGGAGCTAAAGTTGTGAAAGACGGTCAAATTTTCTCACAGGCAGCAAG TTTAAATGCTCTGAATCGCGAGAGGGAAATGCTGAGCAAGCTGCTTCTTAAGAAGTTTTCTTCAAAGGAGAGAGACAACTTATACGAGAAACGGGGCATTGGTCTAAAAACTAAAAGGAGAAGACTCCAATTGTGTCATCAGTTATGGAAAGATACCAAAGACATGGATCACATCAAGGAAAGTGCAGCACTCATATCAAAATTAGTTGGATTTGAAGCGCAAAACGAAGCCCCAAAAGAGATGTTTGAACTCAACTTCTCACCAGGGCCAAAAAATCTCAGGTCTTTCAGCTGGAAACCAAGAAAAGCCTAA